Genomic DNA from Melioribacteraceae bacterium 4301-Me:
CCATTAAATTTTTCGACTTGTCTTCCCATACTTTCATAGCAGCTGTTTGCACTATTTTATAGGCTTCTTCTCGTGTTAATCCTTTATCAACTAGTTTAAGTAAAACAGATTGTGAATGAATTAGTCCACGTGTTAGATTTAAATTTGCAAGCATGTTTTGGGGATAGATTATTAGTTTATCTATCAAGTTGGTTATTAGATTCAATGCATAATCAAGTATAATACAGCTGTCAGGTATAATTACCCTTTCTACAGAAGAGTGTGAAATATCACGTTCGTGCCATAGGGAAACATTTTCTAAAGCAGCAATTGAATTAGCACGGAGTATTCTTGCAATACCTGCAATTCTTTCGCTAATAACAGGATTTCTTTTATGAGGCATTGCTGATGAGCCCTTTTGTCCCGCATGAAAATATTCTTCACATTCAAGCACTTCTGTTTTTTGAAGGTGCCTTACTTCGGTTGCAATTTTTTCTAAACTAGAGCCAATTACTGCTAATGTTGTCATAAAATGAGCATGTCTATCTCTTTGTACAATTTGGGTTGATATGGGAGCTGGTTTTAACCCTAATTTTTTGCAGACGTACTCTTCTACTTGGGGTTCTAAGTGCTCAAAAGTGCCGACAGCTCCACTTAGTTTTCCCACGCTTATGTTTTCGATTGCGTTGTTAAGCCGTTCTATATTTCTTTTAGTTTCTTCGTACCAAAGAGCAAATTTCAATCCCATTGTAATAGCCTCTGCGTGGATGCCATGAGTTCTGCCAACGCAAATTGTGTACTTATGTTCTATTGCTTTCTTTTTCAATACCTCTTTAAGTTTTTTTAAGTCATCAATGAGAATTTCACCTGAAGTTTTCATTTGGTAAGCTAAAGAAGTATCTAAGATGTCAGACGATGTCATACCGTAATGAATATATCTTGACTGCGGTCCCACATTTTCAGCAACATTAGTTAAGAATGCTATTACATCGTGTTTTGTTGTTTCTTCAATTTCTAAAATTCTTTTGATATCAAAAGCAGCTCTTGATTTAATTATTTCTAAATCTTTTTCAGGTATATAGCCGAGTTTACTGCGAGCTTCGCATGCAAGCAATTCTATTTTAAGCCAGGTTTCATATTTAAATTGCTCTTCCCAAATTTTCCCCATTTCGGTTCGAGTATATCTTTTAATCATTTATCTTTTCTCCAGTTTCATTTGTTTGTTTAGTAGAACATTATTACGAGTGATTTTTAGATTTATAACATCGCCTGCCCTAAATTCTTGTAGCACTCCAATTAGTGTGTTTTCATCATTAATCATGTAATTGTTAACGCCAATTATTATGTCGTATACTTGAAGTCCAGCTTTTTCTGCAGGGGAGCCTTTAGCTATGTTCGTTATTATGACACCCCTTATTTGCTTAAGATTATAGTATTTTGCTATGCCTTCATCTACCGTTTGAATACTAAGCCCTGTCCAAAAATCTCTATCTACCTTCCCATGTTCTTTTAGTTCTGTTATTATTTTTCTAATTTTATTTACAGGTATAGCAAAGCCGACGCCTATATTTCCTCCAGTTCCACTTGCATTATATATAAGAGTATTAATGCCAATTAATTCTCCTACCGCGTTAACCAAAGGACCACCGCTATTTCCACTGTTAATTGCAGCATCGGTTTGTAGCATATTAACGTAATATCTGTTATCAGTTACCCCCAAGTTCATACCGGTAGAACTTATAACACCTACTGTAACGGTGGGCTTATCATTTATTTCAAAAAAACCAAAAGGGTTGCCTAAAGCTATAACCCATTCACCAATCATTACATCATCTGAATTGCCCATCCGTATAAATGGTAATTCTTTTTTAGAATCTATTTTTAATAAACAAATATCTGATACTTTATCGGTGCCAACTACTTTAGCATTGTATTGTGAGCCGTCTGTTAATGTTACAATTACTTCTACCGCATCGCCGGCCACATGGTCGTTAGTAACTATATAGCCATCTGGGGAAACAATTACACCTGAGCCAAGACTTTTAACTTGTTGTTTGTAAACTCTATCGCCAAACCAGTACCTCCAAAATGGATCAAGGCTGAATATATCTCTGTATTCTTTTATTGCCGTAACATTAATGCCAACCACAGCAGCGCTTACTTCTTTTACTGTTTGTGTGATAATAGTTTGTCTATTACTATCAATTTGATTGTTGGCCGATTGTTTTAATTGGGTATTAATATAAGTAGTTGTATTGGAAAGCGACCAAGGTTCTCCTTTATCTTTTTGCGCAGAATTATCAAGCTTTAAATATAATATAGTAAAAGCAAGTGATGTAATTACAAATGAAACTAACGATGCTATAATAATTATTTTTATGTTTTTCATAGAGAAACCTTACGTTTTTGTTTTTGTTCTAATAAATATTCTTTCATTGGTTGTATATGCTTAGAAACAATTATAAGCATCATCAAAACTACCATTATTGAAAAAGTGATTGAAGATTCAGCTTGTAGTTGTGAATACTTATTAAGAATATTTCCCGAAGTAATTGAAATAGCTGCAGTAAGTACTGTAGCAGCGAAATTAGAAAAGTGAATATTTTTTCTGAATAGAAATGAAACAATCCAAAATACTACCCATATTATAAATACAGGTATTGAGATTATAAATGATCCGCCTGCTGCTGTTGCCAGGCCTCTGCCACCCTTAAATTTAATCCATGGCGAATAACAATGAAATAATACTGCACTAACTAAACCAAGCATAGCAAAAATAAAGTAGTCGCCAAATAAGATTTTGGGCAATAAACTTGCTAACAAACCTTTAAGTAAATCAAATATCAATACAATAACAGCAATCGGCTTTGATTTTGTTGTTTCATATGAATTTAGTGTGCCTACATTCTTTGAGCCTATTTTTGTTATATCTAAGCCCTTGGCGACTTTTAATACTACATAGGCTGTAGGAAACGAACCAAATAAAAAACCTATTATAATGCTTAAGATATATTCCATAATATTTTTTTAATTTTGTTTCAAATTTACTAAAAACTATTCATAATTAATGTTATCTGCTTATAAAGAATAAAATATGCTAAAATATTGTACATAGCTTTTATTTATGTGATTAAATTTATCTCAAATTTTTCATTAGAG
This window encodes:
- the purB gene encoding adenylosuccinate lyase — protein: MIKRYTRTEMGKIWEEQFKYETWLKIELLACEARSKLGYIPEKDLEIIKSRAAFDIKRILEIEETTKHDVIAFLTNVAENVGPQSRYIHYGMTSSDILDTSLAYQMKTSGEILIDDLKKLKEVLKKKAIEHKYTICVGRTHGIHAEAITMGLKFALWYEETKRNIERLNNAIENISVGKLSGAVGTFEHLEPQVEEYVCKKLGLKPAPISTQIVQRDRHAHFMTTLAVIGSSLEKIATEVRHLQKTEVLECEEYFHAGQKGSSAMPHKRNPVISERIAGIARILRANSIAALENVSLWHERDISHSSVERVIIPDSCIILDYALNLITNLIDKLIIYPQNMLANLNLTRGLIHSQSVLLKLVDKGLTREEAYKIVQTAAMKVWEDKSKNLMDELLLSEEVKNYLSKTELEEIFESKKMLNNVNFIFSRTIDKD
- a CDS encoding S1C family serine protease, whose product is MKNIKIIIIASLVSFVITSLAFTILYLKLDNSAQKDKGEPWSLSNTTTYINTQLKQSANNQIDSNRQTIITQTVKEVSAAVVGINVTAIKEYRDIFSLDPFWRYWFGDRVYKQQVKSLGSGVIVSPDGYIVTNDHVAGDAVEVIVTLTDGSQYNAKVVGTDKVSDICLLKIDSKKELPFIRMGNSDDVMIGEWVIALGNPFGFFEINDKPTVTVGVISSTGMNLGVTDNRYYVNMLQTDAAINSGNSGGPLVNAVGELIGINTLIYNASGTGGNIGVGFAIPVNKIRKIITELKEHGKVDRDFWTGLSIQTVDEGIAKYYNLKQIRGVIITNIAKGSPAEKAGLQVYDIIIGVNNYMINDENTLIGVLQEFRAGDVINLKITRNNVLLNKQMKLEKR
- a CDS encoding glycerol-3-phosphate acyltransferase codes for the protein MEYILSIIIGFLFGSFPTAYVVLKVAKGLDITKIGSKNVGTLNSYETTKSKPIAVIVLIFDLLKGLLASLLPKILFGDYFIFAMLGLVSAVLFHCYSPWIKFKGGRGLATAAGGSFIISIPVFIIWVVFWIVSFLFRKNIHFSNFAATVLTAAISITSGNILNKYSQLQAESSITFSIMVVLMMLIIVSKHIQPMKEYLLEQKQKRKVSL